The sequence CGCCGCTCGCGTCACCTCCCCGAAGACCGGCAGCCAGAGCAACAGGCGGTCGCGCTGATCGCGCCCCTGTTCCGTTTTGAGGCGGCGGCCCAGCCAGATAAATCCGGCGATGAGCAGCGCCGCGATGATGAAGCCGTAGCCGGTGACCATGTGGGTGATGAAAAGCAGCGCCTTGGTCGGCAGCGGCAGCGATTGCCCCATGTCCTCGAATATCACGGTGATCCTCGGCACCACGTACCCAAGCAGGAACATCACCACCCCCATGCCGATGAAGCCGAGGATGACCGGATAGACCATCGCGCTTTTGATGGTTCCCTCGCGGCGGAGCGCCGCCTCCTTGAGATCGGCCACCTGCGTCAGCACCTCGGCGAGATTGCCGCCCGATTCCCCCGCCCGCACCAGCGCCACGATGAGCGGATCGAAATCCGCGGAGGTTTTCGCCATCGCGTCGGCCAGCGGTTCCCCCTGCCGCACGCGGTCTTTCAGCTCGTGGATGATTTTGGCGAAGTGGGGCGATTCGCACTGCTTCATCGCGGCCTCCAGCGTTTCCATCAGCGGGATGCCCGCCGTGAGCAGCGAGGAAACCTGCCACATGAACGAGGTCATCTGTTTGCCGGTGACGCGGGCCGCCAGGAACGGAATGGCGTATTTTTTCTTGTGTGCGG is a genomic window of Nitrospinota bacterium containing:
- a CDS encoding type II secretion system F family protein, giving the protein MLFAFQGIGRDGKGISGSIDAAGQKEARAKLRAEGVFVTAIAEEIAAHKKKYAIPFLAARVTGKQMTSFMWQVSSLLTAGIPLMETLEAAMKQCESPHFAKIIHELKDRVRQGEPLADAMAKTSADFDPLIVALVRAGESGGNLAEVLTQVADLKEAALRREGTIKSAMVYPVILGFIGMGVVMFLLGYVVPRITVIFEDMGQSLPLPTKALLFITHMVTGYGFIIAALLIAGFIWLGRRLKTEQGRDQRDRLLLWLPVFGEVTRAAVLARWSHTTSVLLSAGVPMLKTLKLSADVSQNTVYARAIEKASDKIREGAGIAASLDDSGLFPPVAIQMIAAGEKSGQAAKLLMQVARDQGAELENRISVLMSLVQPALIIFLGGIVGFIVISILLPIFDISQKLG